A window of Diospyros lotus cultivar Yz01 chromosome 14, ASM1463336v1, whole genome shotgun sequence contains these coding sequences:
- the LOC127790244 gene encoding elongation factor 1-alpha-like, with translation MGKEKVHINIVVIGHVDSGKSTTTGHLIYKLGGIDKRVIERFEKEAAEMNKRSFKYAWVLDKLKAERERGITIDIALWKFETTKYYCTVIDAPGHRDFIKNMITGTSQADCAVLIIDSTTGGFEAGISKDGQTREHALLAFTLGVKQMICCCNKMDATTPKYSKARYDEIVKEVSSYLKKVGYNPDKIPFVPISGFEGDNMIERSTNLDWYKGPTLLDALDMILEPKRPSDKPLRLPLQDVYKIGGIGTVPVGRVETGVLKPGMVVTFGPTGLTTEVKSVEMHHEALQEALPGDNVGFNVKNVAVKDLKRGFVASNSKDDPAKEAANFTSQVIIMNHPGQIGNGYAPVLDCHTSHIAVKFAEILTKIDRRSGKELEKEPKFLKNGDAGLVKMIPTKPMVVETFSEYPPLGRFAVRDMRQTVAVGVIKSVEKKDPTGAKVTKAAQKKK, from the exons ATGGGTAAGGAGAAGGTTCACATTAACATTGTGGTCATTGGCCACGTTGACTCTGGGAAGTCAACTACCACCGGTCATTTGATCTACAAGCTTGGAGGTATTGACAAGCGTGTAATTGAGAGGTTTGAGAAGGAGGCTGCTGAGATGAACAAGCGTTCGTTCAAGTATGCCTGGGTGTTGGACAAGCTCAAGGCTGAACGCGAGCGTGGTATTACCATTGATATTGCCCTCTGGAAGTTTGAGACTACCAAATACTACTGCACTGTTATTGATGCCCCCGGACATCGTGACTTTATCAAGAATATGATCACTGGTACCTCGCAGGCTGATTGTGCTGTCCTTATCATTGACTCAACCACTGGTGGTTTTGAAGCTGGTATTTCCAAGGATGGTCAGACACGTGAGCATGCATTGCTTGCCTTCACCCTTGGCGTCAAGCAAATGATCTGCTGCTGCAACAAG ATGGATGCAACAACCCCAAAGTATTCCAAAGCTAGGTATGATGAAATTGTAAAGGAAGTATCGTCCTATCTCAAGAAGGTGGGTTATAACCCTGACAAGATCCCATTTGTCCCGATCTCTGGGTTCGAGGGTGACAACATGATCGAAAGGTCAACCAACCTTGACTGGTACAAGGGTCCAACCCTGCTTGATGCCCTTGACATGATTCTGGAACCCAAGAGGCCTTCAGACAAGCCTCTTCGTCTCCCACTTCAGGACGTCTACAAGATTGGTGGAATTGGTACTGTCCCGGTGGGTCGTGTTGAGACTGGTGTTCTCAAACCTGGCATGGTCGTCACCTTTGGCCCAACTGGTCTGACCACTGAAGTAAAGTCTGTTGAAATGCACCATGAGGCTCTGCAGGAGGCCCTGCCCGGAGACAATGTTGGATTCAATGTGAAAAATGTTGCCGTCAAGGATCTCAAGCGAGGGTTTGTTGCCTCAAACTCAAAGGATGACCCTGCAAAGGAAGCTGCCAACTTCACTTCCCAGGTTATTATCATGAACCACCCTGGTCAAATTGGAAATGGTTATGCCCCAGTTCTCGACTGCCACACCTCCCACATTGCAGTCAAGTTTGCTGAGATCTTGACCAAGATTGACAGGAGGTCTGGCAAGGAGCTTGAGAAGGAGCCCAAGTTCTTGAAGAATGGAGATGCTGGGCTTGTGAAGATGATTCCTACCAAGCCCATGGTGGTGGAGACTTTCTCTGAATACCCGCCACTGGGTAGATTTGCTGTTCGGGACATGAGGCAGACTGTGGCTGTCGGTGTCATCAAGAGCGTGGAGAAGAAGGACCCAACTGGTGCCAAGGTCACCAAGGCTGCtcagaagaagaaatga